A genomic window from Lotus japonicus ecotype B-129 chromosome 1, LjGifu_v1.2 includes:
- the LOC130709816 gene encoding uncharacterized protein LOC130709816, whose amino-acid sequence MATSAAVAALTGDCDDDWASGEERWSSHLHEGREDKWKWVAEDEGCYTVKYAYSFLQGHELEEEVLVFVNLWRGLAPSNVLAFVWKFLWGMLPSKCNLAHREILPQGASMLCHFCQEVNETSEHLLLNCPFSSQVWKFYRRWMGICTFQPRDSREHFAQHGGELTTRNQRQGAQTVWFAVLWSIWKMRNNLIFRNGEKDVERVWDLAQLRAWNWLKSRCPKFKFSVYEWISNPRYCLESL is encoded by the coding sequence ATGGCGACGTCAGCCGCGGTGGCTGCCCTGACTGGAGATTGCGACGACGACTGGGCTTCTGGAGAGGAGCGGTGGAGTTCACACCTACATGAAGGAAGGGAGGACAAGTGGAAGTGGGTGGCAGAAGACGAGGGATGTTACACTGTGAAATATGCGTATTCCTTCTTACAGGGACATGAGCTTGAAGAAGAGGTGCTAGTGTTTGTTAATCTCTGGAGAGGCCTAGCACCCTCAAATGTGCTAGCCTTTGTGTGGAAGTTTCTATGGGGAATGCTCCCATCAAAATGCAACCTGGCCCATAGGGAAATTCTACCGCAAGGTGCTTCTATGCTGTGTCATTTCTGCCAGGAAGTGAATGAGACTTCTGAGCACTTGCTTCTTAATTGCCCCTTCTCTTCGCAGGTGTGGAAATTTTACCGCAGGTGGATGGGCATCTGTACATTTCAGCCAAGAGATAGCAGGGAGCATTTTGCACAGCATGGTGGCGAGTTGACCACGAGAAATCAGCGTCAAGGTGCCCAAACGGTGTGGTTCGCTGTTCTGTGGTCAATATGGAAGATGAGAAACAATTTGATTTTCCGAAATGGGGAAAAAGATGTTGAACGTGTGTGGGATTTGGCTCAATTGCGAGCTTGGAATTGGCTCAAATCAAGATGTCCCAAGTTCAAGTTCTCAGTCTATGAATGGATCAGCAATCCAAGGTATTGCCTAGAAAGTTTGTGA
- the LOC130726889 gene encoding uncharacterized protein LOC130726889, protein MTSSFPSCFRPSPTTDHSPPPLPPPSPPSTNPNLSTYLYNTDIGPVSLTWSRSIMGRSLHVHLHHHPFDSPLPLSSSSSSSSSSSSFRLHIKPFIFWKKHGTKKLSPNTHLFWNLSKAKFGSGPEPNSGFYVAVVVDSEMTLLVGDSSRDAYTKSKAHEPKTGQSLLLKKEHVLANKIYTTRAKFGGRMREIQIDCDSSRLCFSVDGEKVMQIKRLKWKFRGNERVEVDGVPIQISWDVYNWLFQKDNSDGHAIFMFKFEEEEEDEEDQRGKERNLVNLWTHQNLNLGVSEWGKVGSSSSASMASSGGSFGGSSSVMEWSSVEENELVVPIGFSLLVYAWKR, encoded by the coding sequence ATGACATCCTCATTCCCTTCTTGCTTCCGCCCTTCCCCAACCACTGAccactctcctcctcctcttccgcCGCCGTCACCACCTTCCACCAACCCCAACCTCTCCACCTATCTCTACAACACCGACATAGGCCCAGTTTCCCTCACCTGGTCACGCTCCATCATGGGTCGCTCCCTCCACgttcacctccaccaccacccctTCGATTCCCCTCtccctctctcctcctcctcctcctcctcctcctcctcctcctccttccgcCTCCACATCAAGCCCTTCATCTTCTGGAAAAAGCACGGCACCAAGAAGCTCTCCCCCAACACCCACCTCTTCTGGAACCTCTCCAAGGCAAAATTCGGGTCAGGACCCGAACCCAACTCCGGCTTCTACGTCGCGGTGGTCGTCGACAGCGAGATGACCCTCCTCGTCGGCGATTCCAGTAGAGACGCCTACACCAAATCCAAAGCCCACGAACCAAAAACCGGTCAATCGCTTCTGCTGAAGAAGGAACACGTCCTCGCCAACAAAATCTACACCACCAGAGCTAAATTCGGTGGTAGAATGAGAGAGATTCAGATCGATTGTGACAGTTCAAGGCTCTGTTTCAGCGTCGACGGTGAGAAAGTGATGCAGATTAAGCGGTTGAAGTGGAAATTCAGAGGGAACGAGAGAGTGGAAGTTGATGGGGTTCCGATTCAGATCTCATGGGACGTTTACAATTGGCTGTTTCAGAAGGATAACAGTGATGGGCACGCCATTTTCATGTTCAAAttcgaggaggaagaagaagatgaagaggatcAGCGAGGGAAAGAGAGGAATCTGGTGAATTTGTGGACGCACCAGAACTTGAATTTGGGGGTTTCTGAATGGGGGAAAGTTGGGTCGTCTTCGTCAGCGTCAATGGCGTCTTCCGGTGGGTCTTTTGGCGGCAGCTCCTCCGTGATGGAATGGTCCAGTGTGGAGGAGAATGAGTTGGTTGTTCCCATTGGGTTTTCTTTGCTTGTTTATGCTTGGAAACGATGA